The Candidatus Rokuibacteriota bacterium genome includes a region encoding these proteins:
- a CDS encoding carbohydrate ABC transporter permease, with amino-acid sequence MNPRPWWKKLGHAGLLLAATIYCVFPIYFMLVQSLKTAQEDVFGHPLIVMNPTLENFEELFQPKGESRGFVGRTLRRSYPFLDWLENTVIVFAGSLGLTLVVSILAGYALGRLRPPGFRWWRRIVFAAYVVPHTILFVPLYQVVIRLGLDDNLLLLLLVYPTLALPFCVWILAAYFQHLPREVEESALVEGASRATAFLRIILPMSRPVIVAAGIFTLGTIASDFTLASVFLLSAHNQTIPAGLATMEVALDELLAVAGIHLMAIPVVLISALFARGYVRGLTAAMVEGA; translated from the coding sequence GTGAACCCGAGGCCCTGGTGGAAGAAGCTGGGTCACGCGGGCCTGCTGCTCGCCGCGACGATCTACTGCGTGTTCCCGATCTACTTCATGCTGGTGCAGTCGCTGAAGACGGCCCAGGAGGACGTCTTCGGCCACCCGTTGATCGTCATGAACCCGACGCTCGAGAACTTCGAGGAGCTTTTCCAGCCGAAGGGCGAGTCGCGGGGCTTCGTCGGACGCACCCTCCGCCGGTCCTACCCGTTTCTCGACTGGCTGGAGAACACGGTCATCGTGTTCGCGGGGTCGCTGGGGCTGACGCTGGTCGTGAGCATCCTGGCGGGCTATGCCCTGGGGCGGCTCCGGCCGCCGGGGTTCAGGTGGTGGCGGCGCATCGTCTTCGCGGCCTACGTGGTCCCGCACACGATCCTCTTCGTCCCCCTCTACCAGGTCGTGATCCGGCTCGGCCTGGACGACAACCTTCTCCTGCTCCTCCTCGTCTACCCGACTCTCGCGCTGCCCTTCTGCGTCTGGATCCTGGCCGCCTACTTCCAGCATCTCCCGCGCGAGGTCGAGGAGTCGGCGCTGGTCGAGGGGGCGAGCCGCGCGACAGCCTTCCTCCGCATCATCCTCCCGATGAGCCGGCCGGTCATCGTCGCCGCCGGGATCTTCACGCTGGGGACGATCGCCAGCGACTTCACGCTCGCGTCGGTGTTCCTGCTCAGCGCGCACAACCAGACGATCCCAGCGGGGCTTGCGACGATGGAGGTGGCCCTCGACGAGCTCCTGGCCGTCGCCGGAATCCACCTGATGGCGATCCCCGTGGTCCTGATCTCCGCGCTCTTCGCCCGCGGCTATGTCCGCGGGTTGACCGCGGCGATGGTGGAAGGCGCGTAG